One Myripristis murdjan chromosome 17, fMyrMur1.1, whole genome shotgun sequence DNA segment encodes these proteins:
- the LOC115375695 gene encoding lipoprotein lipase, whose protein sequence is MQGKAITWLLIIGIAIIKSCEALSNTIEAPSLTSPSDAPLDYSAIETKFSVRSPEEPEEDLCYLVPGRPETASECGFNPARKTIAVIHGWAVAGFFDSWVYKLVAALFEREPNANIIVVDWLDRAQHHYPNSAENTRLAGQDVAKLINWLEAELQYDLSKLHLLGYSLGAHVAGVAGNLTNNKVNRITGLDPAGPHFEYANELRRLSPDDATFVDVLHTNTKGSPDFSIGIQRPVGHVDIYPNGGNEQPGCTFQNAMKMIATFGINNVDQIVKCAHERSVHLFIDSLVNRQQQSMAYRCSSKDAFNRGLCLSCRKNRCNNLGYGVNKVRRARSTKMYLKTGAQMPFKVFHYQVKAHFFSQKNLILSQQPILVSLYGTHGEKENIPLILPELNTNTTVSFLLTTDVDIGELLMVKMLWESDSFFSYFRDNDFMIRRMRIKAGETQAKVSFRAKDAEFAHLVQGGDAVTFLKSKEDQNSRRRERLHRRKMHGSFFKQGQNEAAIA, encoded by the exons ATGCAGGGAAAAGCGATTACCTGGTTATTAATAATTGGCATTGCGATTATAAAATCATGTGAGGCTCTTTCTAACACCATTGAAGCCCCTTCTCTCA CAAGTCCCAGCGACGCGCCACTGGACTACAGTGCCATTGAAACCAAGTTCTCAGTGCGCAGCCCGGAGGAGCCGGAGGAGGACCTGTGCTACCTGGTGCCCGGGAGGCCGGAGACAGCCTCGGAGTGCGGCTTCAACCCGGCGCGCAAGACCATCGCTGTCATCCATGGCTGGGCG GTGGCAGGATTTTTCGACAGCTGGGTTTATAAGCTTGTTGCTGCTCTGTTTGAGCGGGAGCCCAATGCCAACATCATAGTGGTGGACTGGCTCGATCGGGCCCAGCACCACTATCCCAACTCAGCTGAGAACACCAGGCTAGCCGGCCAAGATGTGGCAAAGCTGATAAACTGGTTGGAG GCTGAACTGCAGTATGATCTGTCCAAACTTCACCTGCTGGGATACAGTCTGGGGGCCCATGTGGCAGGAGTTGCAGGCAACCTCACCAACAACAAAGTCAACAGGATAACAG GTCTGGATCCAGCTGGGCCTCACTTTGAGTACGCCAACGAGCTGCGCCGCCTGTCGCCTGACGATGCGACCTTTGTGGATGTTCTTCACACCAACACCAAAGGAAGCCCAGACTTCAGCATAGGCATTCAAAGACCTGTGGGCCATGTGGATATCTACCCCAACGGTGGCAATGAGCAACCCGGCTGTACTTTCCAGAATGCCATGAAGATGATTGCTACATTCGGCATCAACA ATGTGGATCAGATTGTGAAATGTGCCCATGAGCGGTCCGTGCACCTGTTCATCGATTCGCTGGTGAATCGGCAGCAGCAGAGCATGGCCTACCGCTGCAGCTCCAAAGACGCGTTCAACCGAGGCCTGTGTCTGAGCTGCCGCAAGAACCGCTGCAACAACCTGGGCTACGGCGTCAACAAGGTCCGCCGTGCCAGAAGTACCAAGATGTACCTCAAGACTGGAGCGCAGATGCCTTTCAAAG tGTTTCACTACCAGGTCAAGGCCCATTTCTTCAGCCAGAAGAACCTGATCCTCTCTCAGCAGCCTATCCTTGTGTCCCTCTATGGCACTCATGGGGAGAAAGAAAACATTCCTCTTATTTT GCCCGAGCTCAACACCAACACCACAGTGTCCTTCCTGCTCACCACTGATGTAGACATCGGGGAGCTGCTGATGGTGAAAATGCTGTGGGAAAGCGATTCCTTCTTCTCTTACTTCCGTGACAATGATTTCATGATCCGTAGGATGCGTATCAAAGCCGGAGAGACACAAGCCAA GGTAAGTTTCAGAGCTAAAGATGCAGAATTTGCCCACCTGGTTCAAGGAGGTGATGCTGTGACGTTTCTGAAATCCAAAGAGGATCAAAACAGTCGGCGGCGTGAAAG GTTACACAGGCGCAAGATGCATGGAAgtttcttcaaacaaggccAGAATGAAGCTGCCATTGCTTAG